The Rhododendron vialii isolate Sample 1 chromosome 6a, ASM3025357v1 genome includes a window with the following:
- the LOC131330689 gene encoding uncharacterized protein LOC131330689: MLGICCSRSILTKTLLFKAATTSLPRRLQVRSVMMADSSFKKIQIHRDDTTFDAYVVGKEDAPGIVVLQEWWGVDFEIKNHALKISQFDSGYKALIPDLYRGKVGLDVAEAQHLMDGLDWQGAVKDIRASVNWLKANGSKKVGVTGFCMGGALSIASSVLVPEVDAVVAFYGVPSSELADPTNAKAPVQAHFGEQDGFVGFSDVTAAKALEEKLKASGVPYEVHIYPGNAHAFMNRSAEGVERRKGMGMADEDEAAVELAWSRFRSWMSRFMSP; encoded by the exons ATGTTGGGCATTTGTTGTTCCAGAAGCATCTTAACCAAAACCCTCCTCTTCAAAGCTGCGACCACCTCCCTTCCCCGCCGGCTTCAGGTTCGTTCGGTGATGATGGCCGACTCTTCCTTCAAGAAGATTCAGATTCACAGAGACGACACc ACATTTGACGCGTATGTGGTCGGCAAAGAAGATGCTCCTGGAATCGTTGTGCTTCAGGAGTGGTGGGGTGTTGACTTTGAGATTAAGAACCATGCTTTGAAAATTTCTCAATTTGACTCTGGCTATAAAGCTCTCATCCCCGA TTTGTATCGGGGGAAAGTTGGCTTAGATGTTGCTGAGGCTCAACATTTGATGGATGGTCTTGACTGGCAAGGTGCTGTGAAGGATATCCGCGCTTCAGTTAACTGGCTCAAAGCCAATGGGTCAAAAAAG GTTGGCGTGACTGGATTCTGCATGGGTGGTGCTCTCTCCATTGCAAGCTCTGTTTTAGTCCCTGAAGTTGATGCTGTTGTAGCATTCTACGGAGTTCCCTCGTCAGAGCTTGCAGATCCTACGAATGCTAAGGCACCTGTCCAGGCTCATTTTGGGGAACAAGATGGTTTTGTTGGCTTTTCAGATGTGACG GCTGCTAAAGCTTTGGAAGAAAAGCTGAAGGCTTCAGGAGTTCCATATGAGGTACACATTTATCCAGGCAATGCACATGCTTTTATGAATAGGTCTGCAGAGGGTGTGGAGAGGAGGAAAGGTATGGGCATGGCTGATGAGGATGAAGCTGCAGTGGAGCTGGCCTGGTCTCGCTTCCGTTCATGGATGAGTCGCTTCATGTCGCCTTAA